The proteins below come from a single Zonotrichia leucophrys gambelii isolate GWCS_2022_RI chromosome 3, RI_Zleu_2.0, whole genome shotgun sequence genomic window:
- the EDARADD gene encoding ectodysplasin-A receptor-associated adapter protein isoform X1, whose amino-acid sequence MAAPQDPLPPADHAAKEPVEDTDPSTLSLTMTEKYPVQDTGVPKDEEYLTDQVTLEIASVNIKTLTSDSGLIQQPEDKDTQSHTDESLSDLKKTCKENVTCSLCLFRAPTISDMLNDEDLLYTVRLKLDPCHPTVKNWRNLASKWGMTYDELCFLEQKPQSPTLEFLLRNSDRTVEQLIDLCKFYKRIDVVKVLLKWVEEEWPKRGNRTYQNDF is encoded by the exons ATGGCCGCTCCGCAGGACCCGCTGCCCCCAG cagaTCATGCAGCTAAAGAGCCAGTGGAGGATACAGATCCAAGCACTCTTTCCTTAACAATG acagaaaaatatccTGTCCAAGACACAGGAGTACCTAAAG ATGAGGAATACCTAACAGATCAAGTTACTTTGGAAATTGCTTCTGTGAACATCAAGACCCTTACGTCAGATTCTGGCCTCATACAACAG CCAGAAGACAAAGACACACAGAGCCACACTGATGAATCGCTTTCAG ATCTCAAGAAAACCTGCAAGGAAAATGTCACCTGCTCCTTGTGCTTATTCCGTGCGCCAACCATCAGTGACATGCTCAATGATGAGGACTTGTTGTACACAGTGAGGCTAAAGCTGGATCCCTGCCATCCAACAGTGAAAAACTGGAGAAATTTAGCAAGCAAGTGGGGGATGACTTATGATGAATTGTGTTTCCTTGAACAAAAGCCCCAAAGTCCCACCTTGGAATTCTTGCTACGGAATAGTGACCGGACTGTGGAGCAGCTGATTGATCTCTGTAAATTTTATAAGAGAATTGATGTTGTGAAAGTGCTGCTGAAATGGGTGGAGGAGGAATGGCCCAAGAGAGGGAACAGAACTTACCAGAATGATTTCTAG
- the EDARADD gene encoding ectodysplasin-A receptor-associated adapter protein isoform X3 — MTEKYPVQDTGVPKDEEYLTDQVTLEIASVNIKTLTSDSGLIQQPEDKDTQSHTDESLSDLKKTCKENVTCSLCLFRAPTISDMLNDEDLLYTVRLKLDPCHPTVKNWRNLASKWGMTYDELCFLEQKPQSPTLEFLLRNSDRTVEQLIDLCKFYKRIDVVKVLLKWVEEEWPKRGNRTYQNDF, encoded by the exons ATG acagaaaaatatccTGTCCAAGACACAGGAGTACCTAAAG ATGAGGAATACCTAACAGATCAAGTTACTTTGGAAATTGCTTCTGTGAACATCAAGACCCTTACGTCAGATTCTGGCCTCATACAACAG CCAGAAGACAAAGACACACAGAGCCACACTGATGAATCGCTTTCAG ATCTCAAGAAAACCTGCAAGGAAAATGTCACCTGCTCCTTGTGCTTATTCCGTGCGCCAACCATCAGTGACATGCTCAATGATGAGGACTTGTTGTACACAGTGAGGCTAAAGCTGGATCCCTGCCATCCAACAGTGAAAAACTGGAGAAATTTAGCAAGCAAGTGGGGGATGACTTATGATGAATTGTGTTTCCTTGAACAAAAGCCCCAAAGTCCCACCTTGGAATTCTTGCTACGGAATAGTGACCGGACTGTGGAGCAGCTGATTGATCTCTGTAAATTTTATAAGAGAATTGATGTTGTGAAAGTGCTGCTGAAATGGGTGGAGGAGGAATGGCCCAAGAGAGGGAACAGAACTTACCAGAATGATTTCTAG
- the EDARADD gene encoding ectodysplasin-A receptor-associated adapter protein isoform X2, translated as MAAPQDPLPPDHAAKEPVEDTDPSTLSLTMTEKYPVQDTGVPKDEEYLTDQVTLEIASVNIKTLTSDSGLIQQPEDKDTQSHTDESLSDLKKTCKENVTCSLCLFRAPTISDMLNDEDLLYTVRLKLDPCHPTVKNWRNLASKWGMTYDELCFLEQKPQSPTLEFLLRNSDRTVEQLIDLCKFYKRIDVVKVLLKWVEEEWPKRGNRTYQNDF; from the exons ATGGCCGCTCCGCAGGACCCGCTGCCCCCAG aTCATGCAGCTAAAGAGCCAGTGGAGGATACAGATCCAAGCACTCTTTCCTTAACAATG acagaaaaatatccTGTCCAAGACACAGGAGTACCTAAAG ATGAGGAATACCTAACAGATCAAGTTACTTTGGAAATTGCTTCTGTGAACATCAAGACCCTTACGTCAGATTCTGGCCTCATACAACAG CCAGAAGACAAAGACACACAGAGCCACACTGATGAATCGCTTTCAG ATCTCAAGAAAACCTGCAAGGAAAATGTCACCTGCTCCTTGTGCTTATTCCGTGCGCCAACCATCAGTGACATGCTCAATGATGAGGACTTGTTGTACACAGTGAGGCTAAAGCTGGATCCCTGCCATCCAACAGTGAAAAACTGGAGAAATTTAGCAAGCAAGTGGGGGATGACTTATGATGAATTGTGTTTCCTTGAACAAAAGCCCCAAAGTCCCACCTTGGAATTCTTGCTACGGAATAGTGACCGGACTGTGGAGCAGCTGATTGATCTCTGTAAATTTTATAAGAGAATTGATGTTGTGAAAGTGCTGCTGAAATGGGTGGAGGAGGAATGGCCCAAGAGAGGGAACAGAACTTACCAGAATGATTTCTAG